A part of Jiangella alba genomic DNA contains:
- the mftB gene encoding mycofactocin biosynthesis chaperone MftB (MftB, a small protein, is a peptide chaperone that assists the radical SAM enzyme MftC in performing two modifications to the C-terminal Val-Tyr dipeptide of the mycofactocin precursor peptide, MftA. MftB's role is analogous to the role of PqqD in the biosynthesis of PQQ, a cofactor that derives entirely from a Tyr and a Glu in the precursor PqqA.): MPAIDLDRAFDLHPQVAVRPEPFGALLYHFGTRRLSFLKDRTLLAVVRSLAAEPTARAACTAAGVGGAELPRYEKALGVLVQSQMVVERTP; this comes from the coding sequence GCGCCTTCGACCTGCATCCGCAGGTCGCGGTGCGGCCCGAGCCGTTCGGAGCGCTGCTGTACCACTTCGGCACCCGCCGGCTCTCCTTCCTCAAGGACCGCACGCTGCTGGCCGTCGTGCGCTCGCTCGCGGCCGAGCCGACCGCGCGCGCCGCCTGCACGGCGGCCGGCGTCGGTGGCGCCGAACTGCCCAGGTACGAGAAGGCGCTCGGCGTGCTGGTGCAGTCCCAGATGGTCGTCGAGAGGACCCCATGA